The Onthophagus taurus isolate NC chromosome 2, IU_Otau_3.0, whole genome shotgun sequence genome includes a window with the following:
- the LOC139432747 gene encoding tigger transposable element-derived protein 1-like produces MATKRPANEINLIAKRAKSVMTLEKKIQVLDMLREGKKATEVGRIFSVNESTIRSIKKKENEIRNSVKSGICSSLKVTSQIRDMNIEKMEKSLYIWIEDNGRRNIPLTRARLMDKAKDLYCHFSGDINYIEDDSKFKASRGWFERFKSRFNLHNVKLCGESASADHQQAAKFPDEIRKLIEEIIINY; encoded by the coding sequence ATGGCTACAAAACGACCAGCGAACGAAATAAACTTAATTGCCAAACGCGCAAAGTCAGTTATGACATTAGAAAAAAAGATTCAAGTTCTTGATATGCTGCGAGAAGGGAAAAAAGCTACCGAAGTGGGCCGTATCTTTAGTGTAAATGAATCAACGATAAGATccataaagaaaaaagaaaatgaaatcagGAATAGCGTAAAAAGTGGCATCTGTTCATCATTAAAAGTAACATCACAAATTCGTGATatgaatattgagaaaatggAGAAGTCTCTTTATATTTGGATTGAAGATAACGGCCGCAGAAATATACCATTAACCAGAGCTAGATTAATGGATAAAGCCAAGGATCTTTATTGTCATTTTTCGGgtgatataaattatattgaagATGACTCTAAATTTAAAGCGAGCAGAGGATGGTTCGAAAGATTTAAATCTCGATTTAATCTTCATAACGTTAAGTTATGTGGAGAATCAGCTTCAGCTGATCATCAACAAGCTGCAAAATTTCctgatgaaataagaaaattaatagaagaaattataataaattattag
- the LOC139432746 gene encoding tigger transposable element-derived protein 1-like: MPTRTYISKNEKTAAGFKSAKDRVTLLLCANSSGDFITKPMLVYRAANPRALKNKDKDALPVYWRANAKAWMTSHIFVEWYKECFVKEVERYLKSKNLSFRVLLILDNATSHPVDVLKLGHPCVEVVFLPPNTTSLLQPLDQGVIKAFKSHYIRHAFGFVHEKLENDSSLSIKDVWKLYNIEHAIINIKCALNDIKISTVSNSWKKLLKKDTEKSSEVDEAIDKAVLSARLLPGDDFQKVVAADIESLVNEENEELSNADLEALLIESESGSDEDEVISPCNKLSLKELNSFIQEANHLAEKIVEMDPVMERSIKFKNGLNTLLASYKELQKDIQNKAVQPTIHSFFKPSCSKSVPEHVDERLS; this comes from the coding sequence ATGCCAACACGAAcatacatttcaaaaaatgaaaagactGCTGCTGGATTTAAATCAGCTAAGGATAGAGTCACACTTTTATTGTGTGCAAATTCAAGTGGAGACTTTATTACAAAGCCAATGTTGGTATACCGGGCAGCTAATCCACGTGCTTTAAAGAACAAGGACAAAGATGCTCTTCCTGTGTATTGGCGAGCTAATGCAAAAGCTTGGATGACTTCTCATATATTTGTTGAATGGTATAAAGAGTGTTTCGTTAAAGAAGTGGAACGTTatctaaaatctaaaaatttatcattccGTGTTTTATTGATATTGGATAACGCAACATCTCATCCAGTTGATGTTCTCAAGTTAGGTCATCCATGTGTGGAAGTAGTATTTCTTCCTCCAAATACAACATCCTTGTTACAACCTTTAGACCAAGGTGTTATAAAGGCTTTCAAAAGTCATTACATCAGGCACGCGTTTGGATTTGTACACGAGAAATTAGAAAACGACAGTTCCCTTTCAATAAAAGACGTGTGGAAACTATACAATATTGAACAtgctattattaatataaaatgtgcTTTAAATGACATTAAAATATCGACTGTCAGTAAttcatggaaaaaattgttaaaaaaagacaCCGAAAAATCTTCTGAAGTTGATGAGGCAATAGACAAAGCTGTGCTCTCTGCACGGTTGCTACCAGGAGACGATTTTCAAAAGGTGGTAGCAGCTGATATAGAATCTCTTGTCAATGAAGAAAACGAAGAGTTATCCAATGCGGATTTAGAAGCACTCCTGATAGAGAGTGAATCAGGATCGGATGAAGATGAGGTTATTTCTCcttgtaataaattatcgtTGAAAGaacttaattcttttataCAAGAAGCAAATCATCTTGCTGAAAAGATCGTAGAAATGGATCCCGTAATGGAACGtagcataaaatttaaaaatgggtTAAATACTCTTCTTGCTTCTTACAAAGAGCTTCAAAAGGATATACAAAATAAAGCTGTACAACCTACCATACATTCATTTTTCAAACCATCGTGTTCTAAATCAGTGCCTGAACATGTTGATGAAAggttaagttaa
- the LOC139432748 gene encoding uncharacterized protein has protein sequence MAEIVGVKLGLEWKFNPPGAPHFNGLAESNVKSVKTHLIKVIGSQVLSFEEMYTVLTQIEAVLNSRPLTPVSSDPNDLQALTPGHFLHLEPLNSCIVDPDLSTVPCSRLDRWQLLQKTVQDFWKRWKHDYLHTLQQRTKWTESSSNPVVGDMVLIKNENRPSFQWDLGRIEEIHPGKDGVVRVVTLKTCTGRLTRPVVKICPLPK, from the coding sequence ATGGCAGAAATTGTAGGTGTCAAACTTGGCTTAGAATGGAAATTCAACCCACCTGGAGCACCACATTTTAATGGTTTAGCTGAATCCAATGTAAAGTCAGTTAAGACTCACTTGATAAAGGTTATTGGTAGTCAAGTGCTCTCCTTTGAAGAAATGTATACCGTTTTGACACAGATCGAGGCGGTTTTAAATTCAAGACCCTTGACTCCCGTGTCAAGTGATCCAAACGATTTACAAGCCTTAACTCCAGGTCACTTTTTACATCTTGAACCATTAAATTCTTGTATTGTAGATCCTGATCTATCCACGGTACCTTGCAGTCGTCTCGATCGATGGCAGCTTCTACAAAAAACCGTTCAAGATTTTTGGAAACGTTGGAAACACGACTACCTACACACACTTCAACAAAGAACTAAATGGACTGAATCTTCATCCAATCCCGTCGTCGGAGATATGGTTctgattaaaaatgaaaaccgACCTTCTTTCCAATGGGACCTTGGAAGAATTGAAGAAATTCACCCCGGAAAAGACGGGGTAGTCAGAGTAGTCACCCTAAAAACTTGCACTGGTCGTTTGACGCGCCCAGTAGTGAAAATTTGTCCGttgccaaaataa
- the LOC139432745 gene encoding uncharacterized protein: MLYARVRSREKFIKTHNVIYARAKFNLRKQKEGETAEEYVRAITTLAKNCKYGSLEDELIRDKLVVGIRDQKLPENLQLDEHLTLEKTIIKIMQTERIKSENTELREERYQVDRLQKPIQGSIDRTSERRRYKQNETVRKKCFRCGDKNGHKRECCPANTQTCHKCKITGHFAAQCKTKKGRQIKEVKEECSKRSTDDEESSGSEYEVKREFRRVIRVNRIERDQPWEVELRINYKPIVFKIDTGADETILSHKTYKNKLGATYELKPTNATLVGPGSSKDGCQLKVFGKVMLSVQWKDKTKLIKCFVADTNENLLGRPSLNKLKIVKWHKDE, encoded by the coding sequence ATGTTGTACGCTCGAGTACGCTCGcgagaaaaatttataaagacgCATAACGTGATTTATGCGAGggcaaaatttaatttgcgtAAACAAAAAGAAGGAGAAACGGCCGAGGAATACGTTAGGGCAATAACTACtctagcaaaaaattgtaaatacgGGTCTTTAGAAGACGAATTAATAAGAGACAAACTAGTTGTCGGAATAAGAGACCAGAAACTGCCTGAAAATTTACAATTGGATGAACACTTGACCTTGGAGaagacaataataaaaataatgcaaaCGGAAAGAATAAAATCCGAAAATACTGAATTACGCGAAGAGCGATATCAGGTGGACCGACTACAAAAACCAATTCAGGGATCGATCGATAGAACGTCGGAGCGACGTAGATATAAACAAAACGAGAcggtaagaaaaaaatgttttcgatGCGGCGATAAAAATGGCCATAAAAGAGAATGTTGTCCGGCAAATACACAAACATGCCACAAATGTAAAATAACGGGACACTTTGCGGCGCAGTGTAAAACAAAGAAAGGAAGACAAATAAAAGAAGTAAAAGAGGAGTGTTCAAAAAGAAGTACAGACGACGAAGAAAGTTCGGGAAGTGAATATGAAGTAAAACGAGAATTTAGACGTGTTATTCGCGTGAATAGAATCGAAAGAGATCAACCCTGGGAAGTAgaattaagaataaattataaaccaATTGTTTTCAAGATAGATACAGGAGCAGACGAAACGATTTTGAGCCATAAaacctataaaaataaattaggaGCAACATATGAGCTAAAACCGACAAACGCAACGTTAGTGGGGCCTGGAAGTTCAAAAGACGGATGTCAGCTGAAAGTTTTCGGTAAGGTTATGTTATCTGTTCAGTGGAaagataaaactaaattaattaaatgtttcgTGGCCGATACGAATGAGAATTTATTGGGTAGACCTtctctaaataaattaaaaatcgttaaatgGCACAAGGATGAGTAG